The genomic DNA GCGTATTATCGATGGTTTGTTTCAATAATTGTGGATTATTTTTCAGTTCTAAAATATAGTTAACGATTTCTTCCAATGAGGCATTTTCCTTTGAAAAGCCAACGCCACTTTGTTGTATTAAGTCACACACCGTTTCTCCTAAATTACTGACGACCGGTGTACCTGAACATATGCTATCAACAATTTTGCCAGGCATTACATTCATAAATACAGGTGTATTTTTTAAAATAGACAACGAAACATGATGAGTTGAAATCATTGCTAAACATTCTTCTCTTTTTAACGGAGGAATGAGTCGAACATAATGCATACACTCTTGTTTGACAGCACTTCTAAATCGGTCTGCTTTCACACCATAAACAATAGCTGTAAAATGAACTTTTTTTGCGTTAAGCTGTCGCGCAATCGAGATTAATTGTTCCACATCTTGTGCATAACCAATATTACCTGTATAGATGACTGAAAATGCCTCTAATTTATGGGTAGGTTGAACTTCACTTTTTGTAATAGCATTTGGCATATAAATAAAATGCTTATCGTCACCAATCATATTTTTAATATAAGTCTCAAAAAAAAGGATTGTTAATCACCACATCATCCGCTTGTTTATACATTTGTTTTTCTAAAAACTTTAGAATTGGCTTTGAATATTTGAGTTTAAACTTCCCAATATCTATAAAACTGTCAGGCCATAAATCTCTAATTTCTAGAAAATATTTCGCTCTCTTATTCTTTTTGAAAAACAGAGTGGCCCAAGCCATAAATATATTAGGACTACTGACAAATATATTTTCAAAACCATCTAATCTTTTAAGATAATACTTTAATTTAACTGTCAACTCGAGATAGTAAAGTAAGCGATAAACTAAATTCGGATGTTGTTTATCAAATCTCATATGGATGCGATGGATTTGTGTGCCTTCAAGTTGATTTAAAGCATCATTATCGAAATAACGCTCGCTTTTAAAGATTTCTCTATTGGGATAAGATGGATCCGTTGTCACAATCATCGGATTAAATCCCCTTTTCTGGAGTTGCTCAAATATATTTTTCATCCTATTAGCTGCTGATCCAAGTTCTGGATAAAAATTTTGACTGATTAATAAAATTTTGTATTTCATACCTGCTCCTTCTGCATTGTGCTATAAAAAATCTAATAATCGGTCTTTAAATCTTTGATGTACTAAAGCCCCTAAAGTTAACATCAACAATGTAAACGTCCAATAATAAAAATGATCTGCCATTGTCCCATATAGCAAATGTGGACTTGTTAAAAAAGCACTTCTATAGACTTCTACTAAATAAGTAAAAGGATTTAACTTAGCTATTTTTTGTAAAATAGGCTGTGCAGAATTGAGACTCCAAAATATAGGTGTCATGAAGAAACCTAATCTCAATATATTTTGTAAAAGGTTTCTTGTGTCTCTGACAACAATGACAAGTGAACTCATCAATAAAGAAATCCCAAAAATTGCTGGAAATGCAGCGAAAATAAAGTAAAGAAATATAAAGTACTTCCAAATCGCAACATAACCATTGACGACCGATATGACAAATAAAATCATGGTCATAAAGCACAGATTAAACAACGTATTGGTGAATGAAATCGATAATAAGACAGAGGATGGAAATTTCATTTTCGTCACTAACTCTAAATTAGATTGAATCGCATTGGCGCCCGAATTAATACTTTGAGAAATGAATAGCCAAGGAAATAAACCAGAAATTAAATGGACGATAAAAGGCACGCCATCCACTAAATGGTTTCCTCCACCTCTTAAACCTAATCCAAAGATTAAATAATAGACGCCGACTTGCATCATAGGTTGTAAAATATTCCAAAACACACCAAGATAGTGATTAGAATACTGAGATTTCATATTATATGCTGCCAATTGAATTATTTTTTGCCAATTTCCAACTTGTTCTTTTAAAATCTTAAATAATATATTCACACTTATAACCTACTATCTTTATAAAGTCTTCACATACTTTCTATTTCGTATAAATTACCGTAGTTGAAGTATTTAACTTCATTAAAAGTGTTCGGTATGACATTTTTTGTATCAAGTATCAACTTATCTTTCATTGAACTAAAGTCTTGGTCTTTAAGTATTTTAAATTCCGAATGATCACTTAAGACAATGACAAGAGATGAGCCCTCTACAGCCTTTGCGATGTCTTTTTCAACAAAGTCCAATTGGACGTGAGGATCATACGCAACAACATCTAATCCTTCGATTGCTTTTAATAATTCATAAATATCAAATGCAGGCGATTCACGTATATCATCCACATCACCTTTATACGTTAAACCAAAAAACAGTAACCTTTTGACCGTTCACTGTTTGTAAAATCTTTTTCACATGATCTACGACAAACTGTGGCATCGAACGATTAATTTTACGACCTGTTTGTATTAATGGAGAGTGTTCAGGATCTTTCGCAATAATAAAATAAGGATCTACTGCTAAACAGTGACCACCTACGCCAGGTCCAGGCCAATGAATATTAACTCTTGGATGTTTGTTTGCCATTTCAATGACATCAAGTACGTTAATGTTTAAATGATTGCTAATCTTTGCTAGCTCATTGGCTAATGCAATATTCAAATCACGATACGTATTTTCCATTAGCTTACTCATTTCAGCAGTACGTGCATTTGTTTCAATCATTTCTCCTTGAACAAAAGTGCGGTAAACATTTTTGCCCGCTTCCACACATGCAGGCGTGACGCCCCCTATAATCCGATTATTATGTACAAGTTCTTCTAAAATTTTTCCAGGAAGTACACGTTCAGGACAATGGACTA from Staphylococcus schleiferi includes the following:
- a CDS encoding glycosyltransferase encodes the protein MPNAITKSEVQPTHKLEAFSVIYTGNIGYAQDVEQLISIARQLNAKKVHFTAIVYGVKADRFRSAVKQECMHYVRLIPPLKREECLAMISTHHVSLSILKNTPVFMNVMPGKIVDSICSGTPVVSNLGETVCDLIQQSGVGFSKENASLEEIVNYILELKNNPQLLKQTIDNTQSLRDADFIWENNIEQLTQRLRRG
- a CDS encoding ABC transporter permease gives rise to the protein MNILFKILKEQVGNWQKIIQLAAYNMKSQYSNHYLGVFWNILQPMMQVGVYYLIFGLGLRGGGNHLVDGVPFIVHLISGLFPWLFISQSINSGANAIQSNLELVTKMKFPSSVLLSISFTNTLFNLCFMTMILFVISVVNGYVAIWKYFIFLYFIFAAFPAIFGISLLMSSLVIVVRDTRNLLQNILRLGFFMTPIFWSLNSAQPILQKIAKLNPFTYLVEVYRSAFLTSPHLLYGTMADHFYYWTFTLLMLTLGALVHQRFKDRLLDFL